TACCAGGCATTTTATCTGTTAGAGAAAAGTGGAAACAGAAGCCTTTATTTAGGGCCGGTTTATGAGGTGTATGATGGTCTTTTTTCCTGCACAGAAGATTACATGACGGCAGATTATGACCCACAGCAGAACGATGAAGTTGCATCCTTTGTGGAGCAGGTTTCAGCTTTTTCCAGTAATTCGGACGCAATTCAGATAGAATTACTCGGAAATGACAAAGTAAAATTGAAAGTTTCCGATGAATATCTAGCTTTTGCAAAAGAGAACGAAGTGACAGATTATATAGATTTTTATTGGATGAAAAATGCGTTTATCATCGATTATCTTGCAGATGTGATGATTCAAAACAACTATACGCTTGGCTCAATTTCCAGTTATAACGGTTTTGTAAGAAATTTGGATGAGAGTGAAAATTCATACTCCTATAATCTATATGACAGGGAAGAGAATACCATTTACGGAGCCGGTGTGATGGATTACACCGGGGCGAAGAGCATTGTATATCTGCGCAATTACCGGATGACAGAGGTGGATGACCAGTATTTCTATGAGTTTGAAAACGGGGAAATCCGGAATGCCTATTTAGATGCAGCGGATGGAAAAAGTAAAACTTCTTTAAACAACCTGGTTTGTTATGCCACAGACCAGACCTGCACGCAGATATTGCTTCATATAATGCCGGTTTATATTTCGGACTCTTTTGACGCAAGCGCGCTGTCAGCCTGGGTAAATGAGGGGATTTATTCCATTTACTGTGCGGATCACACCATTTTTTATAATGAGGATGGTTTGAAGATTCATGACCTTTATGAGAAAGATGGTGTAACCTATACAACTTCAAAATTTTAACGAAAATCAAGTAATACAAAAGGAGAAGAACAATGGGTGATTTAAAAAGTTTAATGCCAAAGAAATTAGGATTTGGATGTATGAGACTTCCGGTTATCGGGGAAGACACGGCAAAAATTGATGATAAAGCATTTTGTGAAATGGTGGACAAATATTTAGAACAGGGTTTCTGCTATTTTGATACTGCTTATCCATACCACAATGAGAAGTCCGAAGAAGCGGTAAAAAGATGTATCGTCAACCGTTATCCGAGGGAACAGTTTTTCCTCGCAGACAAGATGCCGGTCTGGAATGTAAAGAAAACGGAAGATTATGACCGCATTTTTGAAGAGCAGAAGAGACGGTGCGGCGTGTCATATTTTGATTTTTATCTGTTACATGCAATGGATAAGGCACGTGTAGAAGAGACAGAGCGTCTGGGTGGTTTTGAGCGTCTGGCAGAGAGAAGAAAAGCAGGAGAAATCAAGCACCTTGGTTTTTCTTTTCATGACAGTGCAGATGTGTTAGAGGAGATTTTAAGCAATCATCCAGAGTTAGAGTTTGTGCAGCTCCAGATTAATTACTATGATTGGGATTCTGAGTCGGTGCAGTCAAGAAAATGCTATGAGACAGCAGTGCGTCATAATGTCCCTGTGATTGTAATGGAGCCGGTAAAAGGTGGTACGCTTGCAAATCTGATTGGGGAACCGGAAAAGATTTTGAAAAAGTTAGATGACAAGGCAACTCCAGCTTCGTTTGCAATCCGTTTTGCAGCTTCTTTGGATAACGTGATGCTTGTCCTAAGCGGCATGTCAGATATGGAGCAGTTGTTGGATAATACTTCTTACATGCGAGAGTTCCAGCCACTGAATGAGGAAGAAAAAGATGCAATTGTGCGAGTTGTAGATGAATTACATAAAATTCCAACAATTCCATGTACCAAATGTCGTTATTGCGTGGAGGGATGTCCAAAGAAAATTGTCATTCCGTCCGTGTTTGATGCCTATAATTTTTCCGTACAGTTCGGAGTCAATGAAAAGACCAGAAAGGGTTACGAGAATGCTGTGCAGGAGCATGGAAAGGCAAGCGATTGTATCCATTGTGGAAAATGTGAAAGCCAATGTCCACAGCACCTTGAGATTCGAAAGCTGTTAGAGGATGTTGCAAAGACATTTGAAGATGGGACCTCAGGGGAATAAGATTACTGTTGAAAACAGAGGTAATTTTTTGTTGTATCGCAAATGCAAATTCTTTATAATAAAAGGAAAGAATAAAATAGGAGAGACAAAAGATGGAAAACCTGATTGTGTTAATCATTGCAATCATTGGAATTATTGTGAAAGCAAAATCATCCGATGAGAAAAAGAAAAAGCAATATACTTATCAAAAGCCACAGCAGCCAAGGCAGGCACAGCCGCAGTATACCCAACAGTCAAGACCTGTACAGCCGCAGTACACAACTCAGCAGCCAAGGCAGGCACAGCCGCAGTATACCCAGCAGCCAAGGCAGGTACAGCCGCAGTACACCAAGCAGCCAAGGCAGGTACAGCCACCAAAGCCGCAGCGGGAAAGATATGAACAGTGGAAAGCTGCGAAACAATCAACGCAGGGCAAGGCAATGGATGCGATGCAGCAGCTAAAACAGCAGGAGCAGGAAAATTCGATTCTTGAGCGTGCAAATTTGAACTTGCAGGAATACGAAGGCGATGTGGAGAGCGATATGCTAAGTCAGGTAAACGACAGAATTGTGACGGGATATTCCGGGGAGATGGAGTTTGAGCGTGATTTTATTGCAGAGGGAATCGAAATGCTTAACAGCTTTCAGGTGCCGGATTCTGTCGAACAGTTTTTGACTCTTCCAGAGCAGTAAGAAGAGCAGACAAAAAGTAATTGCAGAAAATGGAGTAGAAAATGGACAGAATACCAAGAAGCGGTGAAATTTACCGTCATTTTAAAAATAAGTTATACCAGATTGTGACGGTTGCAACACACTCTGAGACAAAAGAACAGCTTGTGATTTATCAGGCATTGTACGGGGACTTTAAAACATACGCAAGACCACTTGAGATGTTTGTCAGTGAAGTGGACCATGCGAAGTATCCACAGGTAACACAGAAATATCGCTTTGAGAAAGTGGATATGAGTGAAGAAAAAGCACAGGAATGTGGACAACAATCGATAAATAGTATGCAGCAAAACGCAGATAATGTTTGCGCGGCAGAGAAAAAAGATTCAGTTGTGAAGACAGAATTTTTGACTGCAGGGACAGAAGCTTTGGCTGCAACAAACAAATCTTCTATTACGGAAAAGAAAAATAGTCTGTTAAATCAGACGGCGGAAGAGAAATTGATGGCGTTTTTTGATACAGACGATTTTGAAGAACGTTACCAGATTCTAGTATCGTTGCAGGATGAGATTACAGATTTGATGATTAATAATATAGCGGTGGTACTTGATGTTGTGATTCCGGAGGGAGACACAGAGTACCGTTACGAAGAATTAAAGCGCTGTTTCCGTACAAAACAGCGCTATGAGAATAGCAGATTAAGATAAACCTAGCAGCGTTTGCTTAACGTGCTGTTATGATAAGCAGTAGAGAAGGTGACGTCTTCGCCAAACCATTCCGGTGGAACGAAGGAGTTGGCGTCTTCTTCTGTTTCAAACTCAACTTCTGCGAGCTGCAATGGAGCAAGCTCGCCCTCGAAGATATCAAGTTCTATGGTATGTTTTTCATCCAATGGAATGAGGTATCTTCTTTTTTGTATTAAAATACCATCAATTTTGGTTACAAGATGGTCAAAAGCTTCCTTGTTGAGTGGAAGATTGTATTCCTCCCTCACCATAAGTCCTTTTCCCTTATAAGTTAATGTATATTTGTCGTTGGAACGACGGACCCTGACCACCGGGTCGGTATTTAAATACCCCTGTGAAATCACTTTGACAGGGTATTGCTCTAGATGTTTTGGCAATTCTTTCACCAAATATTTTCGTTCGATTTCCATAAAAACCTCCAGGCTGTTCTAATATATTGATTAGGATGTGCAATTTGATAATATAGTAAACAGCTTTTGCTTGCACATCCTAATCATTATATTGTGAAAAAAACGAAAATGCAATATAATAGAGACTGGTAAAAATGAATTCGTCATGAGGAAAGGTGAGGAAAATGAGTAAAATTGGTATTTTTTTAGCGGAAAGCTGCGAAGAGATTGAGGCACTTACCGTCGTAGATATTTTTAGAAGAGCAAAAATGGAGATTGAACTGATTTCTATATCCGATTCGAAAGAGATTACAGGTTCTCATAAGATTCAGTTTATGGCAGAGACAACGGCAAAAGAAGCAGATTTTTCTACACTAGACGGTATTGTTCTTCCGGGTGGAATGCCGGGAACCCTTCATTTAGGTGAGAGTGAGATTGTAAACCAGACAGTCCAGACATTCGCAAAAGAAGGAAAATTAGTGGCTGCAATCTGTGCTGCACCAAGTGTATTAGGACAGGCAGGAGTGTTAGAAGGCAAGCATGCAACCTGTCATCCGGGATTTGAAGAGAAGCTGACAGGAGCTATCACAAGCGAAGACAAAGTAGTGGTAGATGGAAATATCATCACCAGCCGTGGAATGGGAACAGCAATTGATTTTGCACTTGCAATCGTAAAATATTTCGCTGGAGACGAAGCGGTTGCAAACGTCTGCAAAGGATTAATCTATCATATTTAGCATGGATTCCTTTTCTTGAAAACAGGAAAAAAGAGGGTTGTGTACCGCAAGTACATGACCCTCTTTTGCTTTGCCCATGAAAGCAAACTATTTCATCTGTTCTTCCTGTTTCATGATCATTTTTTTGACCATTTCACCACCGATAGAACCAGCCTGTGCACTGGTTAAGTCACCGTTGTAACCATCTTTTAAAGGTACTCCGATTTCACTTGCAACTTCCTCTTTGAAACGTTTCATTGCGTCCTTTGCCTGTGGTACTGCCATCTGGTTTGTTCCAGAACTTGAATTAGATCCACTCATGATTTTTACCTCCGTAACGATACTGTTGATTGTCACCAGCAAAGCCTGGTGCAGTTGTTTTGGATGAACAAGTAGTAAGTTACTGTTTATCCTAATGCTATTATTTACAGGATAGGAAATATTATGATGGTAATTTTTGAGAAAAAGTGTTGACAAGTTAATACGAAAGTGCTTTACTAAAGTAGTATTCTAAAATTTTGAGGAAAGAGAGGTAATAAACTATGATTAGAAATACGAAATTGAACAAATTTGAACTGAATCATGTTGCAATTACCTCGGTGTGTGCGAAGAACCAGGCATAGGTGTATGTTTGGGGATAGCATAGGGATAGACGACGTTTCGCCGCGGTGATGGTTTCACCGCGGTTTTTTTGTGCTTTTTTTGAAATTCAGGCACGTTTGTCTATAACACATTGAGGAAAATGATTTGGGCGTAAAAGGCAAAATAAAAAGAAGAATGGAGGAGTTTTCGTGAAGAAATTAAGTACATATCTAGGACGATATTGGTATGGTTATCTGTTTGCAATTGTTTGTATGGTTGCAGCAATCGTACTTGATATGATTTATCCTAAAATAACACAGAGCATCGTCGACGACGTTATGATTGGTGGACAGATGCAGCTTTTGAAAGGACTGTTAATTGGAATTGTGTTGGTCGGAGTTGGCCGGTGTGCGTTCGGATACTTCAAAGAATTTACCTTTGATGTACTTTGTTCCAAGATTGGTTCCCAGATGAGAAAGGATTTGTTTCATCATATCCAGACCCTTTCGATGGATTATTTTGACAATACCAATACAGGAGAATTGATGGCGCGTGTCAAAGATGATATTGACAAGGTGTGGAATGCGTTAGGCTATGTCGGAATGCTTGTCATTGAGGTGACCATTCATGTCAGCATCGTACTGTATTGCATGTTTTCTTTAAACTGGAAAATGACATTTATTCCGCTTGCCACGATGATTGCATGTGGAGTAATCGCAATCGTGATGGAGCGAAAATTAGATAAAGTTTACGAGGATATCAGTGAGGAGAATGCAGTTCTTACCACCGTTGCAGAAGAAAACCTTGCCGGTGTCCGTACCGTAAAAGCTTTTGCGAGAGAAAAACACGAGATTGCAAAATTTTTATCACACAACAAACGTTACTATGAATTAAACATCAGACAGTCAAAGGTTTTGGTGCGCTACTACCCAATGTTTTCGTTTGTTGGAAAAATGCTTCCTGTTGCAATGACAGTTGTAGGTGGATTTTCTGTTTTGAATCAGACGATGACCTTAGGAGCATTGGTAGCCTATGTGGAATACAGCAGAAATTGTACCTGGCCGATGGAGATGCTTGGATGGCTGACGAATGACCTTTCCTCTGCGATTGCGTCATACAAGAAAATCAAGAAGATTTACGCACAGACTTCCAGCATCAAAGAAAAAGAGAATCCGGTTCACTTAGATGAGGTGAAGGGGGAGATTACATTCGAGCATGTCGATTTTGAAATTGAAGATGCCCATATTTTAAAAGATGTCAGCTTTGATGTAAAACCAGGCGCAACCATCGGAATTATGGGAGCAACCGGTTCCGGTAAATCTTCGATTGTCAATCTGATGCAGCGTTTCTATGATGTAAAAAAAGGAAGCGTCAAGTTGGATGGCGTGGATGTCAGAGATTTAAGCTTAGAGCAGCTTCGAAGCAGTATATCAGTGGTCATGCAGGATGTGTTCCTGTTTTCCGATACGATTGAAGAGAACATCAAGATGGGATTAAGAAAACAGCTTCCGATGGATGATATCAAAGATGCGGCAGAGCGTGCGCAGGCAAAAGGTTTCATTGAAAACATGGAAGAACAGTATGAAACGGTTGTCGGAGAGCGTGGTGTGGGTCTTTCCGGAGGTCAGAAGCAGCGAATCAGTATTGCAAGAGCACTTGCGAAGAAGAAACCGATTCTTGTAATGGATGATTCCACATCTGCTTTGGATATGGAGACAGAACACGAGATTCAGAAGATGCTGAACGAATTAGATTCAACTACAAAAGTAATTATAGCGCACCGTATTTCTGCGGTCCGTCATGCAGACGAAATCATCTACTTAGAGGATGGCAAGATTGCAGAGCGCGGAACACATGAAGAATTACTTGCTAGGAAAGGACTTTATTACAATACTTACATGGCTCAATATGGAAAATTTTTATCCGCCTAGGAAGATTTTTCAATAAAGCCTACACATAAGGAAGGAGCGTGAAAAGCGTGGCAGTTAACTCATTTCGAGAAGATGAACAGATGAAACATACCGACCGGAAAAAGATTTTGCGTCGATTATTTTCCTATCTGTTAGATTATAAACTTACCATTGCAGGAGTATTGATTTGTATGCTTGTAACCGTTGTGATTGCACTGGTCAATCCACTTTTGATAGAAGCAGCAATCGATACTTACATTGCAAAAGGTGACGTCAAGGGATTACTACGGCTTGGAATCATTGCACTGGCAATGAATATTGGATACATTATTCTGGTAAAGGTACGAATGTATGTCATGTCGGTGGTATCCAACAAAATTCTGTTGTCAATCCGTCAGGAACTATATGAACACATTCAGAAGTTATCTTTTTCCTTCTTTGACAGCAGACCAACCGGAAAAATTTTAGCG
This genomic window from Roseburia sp. 831b contains:
- a CDS encoding ABC transporter ATP-binding protein, translated to MKKLSTYLGRYWYGYLFAIVCMVAAIVLDMIYPKITQSIVDDVMIGGQMQLLKGLLIGIVLVGVGRCAFGYFKEFTFDVLCSKIGSQMRKDLFHHIQTLSMDYFDNTNTGELMARVKDDIDKVWNALGYVGMLVIEVTIHVSIVLYCMFSLNWKMTFIPLATMIACGVIAIVMERKLDKVYEDISEENAVLTTVAEENLAGVRTVKAFAREKHEIAKFLSHNKRYYELNIRQSKVLVRYYPMFSFVGKMLPVAMTVVGGFSVLNQTMTLGALVAYVEYSRNCTWPMEMLGWLTNDLSSAIASYKKIKKIYAQTSSIKEKENPVHLDEVKGEITFEHVDFEIEDAHILKDVSFDVKPGATIGIMGATGSGKSSIVNLMQRFYDVKKGSVKLDGVDVRDLSLEQLRSSISVVMQDVFLFSDTIEENIKMGLRKQLPMDDIKDAAERAQAKGFIENMEEQYETVVGERGVGLSGGQKQRISIARALAKKKPILVMDDSTSALDMETEHEIQKMLNELDSTTKVIIAHRISAVRHADEIIYLEDGKIAERGTHEELLARKGLYYNTYMAQYGKFLSA
- a CDS encoding alpha/beta-type small acid-soluble spore protein; amino-acid sequence: MSGSNSSSGTNQMAVPQAKDAMKRFKEEVASEIGVPLKDGYNGDLTSAQAGSIGGEMVKKMIMKQEEQMK
- a CDS encoding CYTH domain-containing protein translates to MEIERKYLVKELPKHLEQYPVKVISQGYLNTDPVVRVRRSNDKYTLTYKGKGLMVREEYNLPLNKEAFDHLVTKIDGILIQKRRYLIPLDEKHTIELDIFEGELAPLQLAEVEFETEEDANSFVPPEWFGEDVTFSTAYHNSTLSKRC
- a CDS encoding aldo/keto reductase; translated protein: MGDLKSLMPKKLGFGCMRLPVIGEDTAKIDDKAFCEMVDKYLEQGFCYFDTAYPYHNEKSEEAVKRCIVNRYPREQFFLADKMPVWNVKKTEDYDRIFEEQKRRCGVSYFDFYLLHAMDKARVEETERLGGFERLAERRKAGEIKHLGFSFHDSADVLEEILSNHPELEFVQLQINYYDWDSESVQSRKCYETAVRHNVPVIVMEPVKGGTLANLIGEPEKILKKLDDKATPASFAIRFAASLDNVMLVLSGMSDMEQLLDNTSYMREFQPLNEEEKDAIVRVVDELHKIPTIPCTKCRYCVEGCPKKIVIPSVFDAYNFSVQFGVNEKTRKGYENAVQEHGKASDCIHCGKCESQCPQHLEIRKLLEDVAKTFEDGTSGE
- a CDS encoding DJ-1 family glyoxalase III, with the translated sequence MSKIGIFLAESCEEIEALTVVDIFRRAKMEIELISISDSKEITGSHKIQFMAETTAKEADFSTLDGIVLPGGMPGTLHLGESEIVNQTVQTFAKEGKLVAAICAAPSVLGQAGVLEGKHATCHPGFEEKLTGAITSEDKVVVDGNIITSRGMGTAIDFALAIVKYFAGDEAVANVCKGLIYHI
- a CDS encoding DUF1653 domain-containing protein, with product MDRIPRSGEIYRHFKNKLYQIVTVATHSETKEQLVIYQALYGDFKTYARPLEMFVSEVDHAKYPQVTQKYRFEKVDMSEEKAQECGQQSINSMQQNADNVCAAEKKDSVVKTEFLTAGTEALAATNKSSITEKKNSLLNQTAEEKLMAFFDTDDFEERYQILVSLQDEITDLMINNIAVVLDVVIPEGDTEYRYEELKRCFRTKQRYENSRLR